One stretch of Comamonas testosteroni DNA includes these proteins:
- the flgJ gene encoding flagellar assembly peptidoglycan hydrolase FlgJ, with protein sequence MSTSLPHSSSLAASNALAVDARSLNALKTAAGENSPQAARETAKQLESLFMREMIKSMREATMKSGLLDSAQGNLSTDLLDQQLSVAMAGQPGGLTDAISKQLARSMGVDAAEDAEIAVPSTLSLSRNAWRNVGSNGAWSGSRSQAAQSINAYAPAPKGRDNFVTAHTGAAQRVASESGIPAHYMIGQAGHETGWGRSEIRNKDGSNSFNLFGIKAGGSWTGKVAEVTTTEYINGAPKKVTAKFRAYDSYEESFRDYARLIGSNPRYEKAMAQTGSAQAYASELQKAGYATDPAYAQKLSRAIQSVAQVTVANAGNSSANVASRLGVSARAAQINKITENQS encoded by the coding sequence ATGAGCACGTCATTGCCCCATTCTTCATCCCTGGCGGCCAGCAATGCTCTGGCTGTCGATGCACGTTCGCTCAATGCGCTCAAGACGGCAGCCGGCGAGAACAGCCCGCAGGCCGCGCGCGAGACGGCCAAGCAGCTGGAATCGCTGTTCATGCGCGAGATGATCAAGAGCATGCGCGAGGCGACCATGAAGTCCGGCCTGCTCGACAGCGCGCAGGGCAATCTCAGCACCGATCTGCTGGATCAGCAGCTGTCGGTCGCCATGGCCGGCCAGCCTGGCGGCCTCACCGATGCCATCAGCAAGCAGCTGGCGCGCAGCATGGGGGTCGATGCGGCCGAGGACGCCGAAATTGCCGTGCCTTCCACACTGAGCCTGAGCCGCAATGCCTGGCGCAATGTGGGCAGCAACGGCGCCTGGAGCGGCAGCCGCAGCCAGGCTGCGCAATCGATCAATGCCTATGCACCGGCTCCCAAGGGGCGCGACAACTTCGTGACGGCGCACACCGGCGCGGCGCAGCGTGTGGCCAGCGAGAGCGGCATCCCGGCCCACTACATGATCGGCCAGGCCGGACATGAGACGGGCTGGGGCAGGAGCGAGATCCGCAACAAGGACGGCAGCAACTCGTTCAACCTGTTCGGCATCAAGGCCGGTGGCAGCTGGACGGGCAAGGTCGCCGAAGTCACGACCACCGAATACATCAATGGCGCGCCCAAGAAGGTGACGGCCAAATTCCGCGCCTATGACTCCTATGAGGAGTCCTTCCGCGACTACGCACGTCTGATCGGCAGCAATCCGCGCTACGAAAAAGCCATGGCCCAGACCGGCTCTGCCCAGGCCTATGCCAGCGAGCTGCAGAAGGCCGGCTACGCCACCGATCCGGCCTATGCGCAAAAGCTCAGTCGCGCCATTCAGAGCGTGGCCCAGGTCACAGTCGCCAACGCCGGCAACAGCAGCGCCAATGTCGCAAGCCGTCTGGGCGTCAGCGCCCGTGCCGCACAGATCAACAAGATCACCGAGAACCAGTCATGA
- the flgK gene encoding flagellar hook-associated protein FlgK, translating to MSLLNVGARALMANQIALQTTGHNIANVNTAGYSRQSVAFQTSAGQNIGNGYIGNGADVATILRNFSELLNRQAAAASAVSASDAARSQSLNQMQEVFSGGSNGLGAAVNDMLNSFADVSSAPTDLTSRNVVLTRMNELAARFRLASGQLDELDYNTKQQMTNDVNVVNSLASQVASLNSQISRAVATGGVPNDLLDQRDQLVRDINKYVQTSQVDAGDGSITLFVGGSQPLVMGQTAAQLSLKESVQYPGSGQMSLYFQQGSGQTVELTANMVGGGELAGLLQFQNSDLTEGRNLLGRMAATLGAAMNQQQQSGLTLDGKPGSALFTVPSTVVGHTSIAGITAQAQFVDTASTSIPKTPLDYTGYQASDYKVLFKDNGALSLIRLSDNKVTDFADINELATTTVDGLRFNVSGAGAKGESVLFQPYANVAHDFKALVSSPRDLAAANPITAGMSQSNKGNLQLAALKVNSGDFTVPPTTTGVQLSFQTDAQGNISYTVSGSSNAGSNVSGKPYVSGQPIEVDGWSITLTGTPHDGDSVLVGDALDPQYGDAYTRNAGNAGAFMDLRDAKVFDGGTSLSDGYSALIAQVGTRTQSANYAAKLSRTIADNLEADRTAVSGVNLDEEAAKLLQFQQAYQASAKMLQVAQGIFDSVVQAVGR from the coding sequence ATGAGTCTTCTGAACGTGGGCGCACGCGCCCTGATGGCCAACCAGATCGCCCTGCAAACCACGGGGCACAACATTGCCAACGTCAACACCGCCGGCTATTCGCGCCAGAGCGTGGCCTTCCAGACCTCGGCGGGCCAGAACATCGGCAATGGCTATATCGGCAATGGCGCCGATGTGGCGACCATCCTGCGCAACTTCAGCGAGCTGCTCAACCGTCAGGCGGCAGCGGCCAGCGCGGTCAGCGCATCGGACGCGGCGCGCTCGCAGTCGCTCAATCAGATGCAGGAAGTGTTTTCGGGCGGCAGCAATGGCCTGGGCGCTGCAGTCAACGACATGCTGAATTCTTTTGCCGATGTGAGCAGTGCTCCCACGGATCTGACTTCGCGCAACGTGGTGCTCACACGCATGAACGAGCTGGCTGCGCGCTTTCGCTTGGCTTCCGGTCAGCTCGATGAGCTGGACTACAACACCAAGCAGCAGATGACCAACGATGTGAACGTGGTCAACAGCCTGGCCAGCCAGGTCGCGTCGCTGAACTCGCAGATCAGCCGGGCTGTGGCGACTGGCGGTGTGCCCAACGATCTGCTGGATCAGCGCGATCAGCTGGTGCGTGACATCAACAAATATGTGCAGACTTCGCAGGTCGACGCCGGCGATGGCTCCATCACGCTGTTCGTGGGCGGCAGCCAGCCGCTGGTGATGGGGCAGACTGCCGCGCAACTCAGTCTCAAGGAGTCTGTGCAATACCCTGGCAGCGGCCAGATGAGCCTGTACTTCCAGCAAGGCAGCGGACAGACGGTGGAACTGACGGCCAATATGGTTGGTGGCGGTGAGCTGGCGGGTCTGCTGCAATTTCAGAACTCCGACTTGACCGAGGGTCGCAATTTGCTGGGCCGCATGGCGGCCACGCTGGGTGCGGCCATGAATCAGCAGCAGCAAAGTGGCCTGACTCTGGATGGCAAGCCGGGCTCTGCCCTGTTCACGGTGCCCAGCACGGTTGTGGGGCATACCTCGATTGCAGGTATCACGGCGCAGGCGCAGTTTGTGGATACGGCTTCCACCAGCATTCCAAAGACGCCGCTGGACTACACGGGCTATCAAGCCTCCGATTACAAGGTGCTGTTCAAGGACAACGGCGCGTTGTCACTGATTCGTCTGTCGGACAACAAGGTCACGGATTTTGCCGATATCAATGAGCTGGCAACGACCACGGTTGATGGTCTGCGCTTCAATGTATCGGGTGCCGGAGCAAAAGGCGAGTCCGTTCTGTTTCAGCCCTATGCCAATGTGGCGCATGACTTCAAGGCCCTGGTGTCCTCGCCGCGCGATCTGGCTGCAGCCAATCCGATTACAGCGGGCATGTCGCAGAGCAACAAAGGCAATCTGCAGTTGGCGGCGCTGAAAGTCAATTCGGGTGACTTCACGGTGCCGCCTACGACTACCGGTGTGCAACTGAGCTTTCAAACCGATGCGCAAGGCAATATCAGCTATACCGTTTCGGGCTCCAGCAATGCTGGCAGCAACGTCAGTGGCAAGCCCTATGTGTCTGGCCAACCGATTGAAGTCGATGGCTGGTCCATCACGCTGACGGGGACGCCTCACGACGGCGATTCGGTACTGGTGGGCGATGCGCTGGATCCTCAGTATGGTGACGCCTATACGCGCAATGCCGGCAATGCGGGGGCCTTTATGGATCTGCGCGACGCCAAGGTGTTTGATGGTGGTACCAGTCTCAGCGACGGTTACTCGGCACTGATCGCTCAGGTCGGCACACGCACGCAGAGTGCCAATTACGCCGCCAAGCTCTCCCGCACGATTGCCGACAATCTGGAGGCTGACCGCACGGCTGTGTCGGGAGTCAACCTCGACGAGGAAGCCGCCAAGCTGCTGCAGTTCCAGCAGGCCTACCAGGCCTCGGCCAAGATGCTGCAGGTGGCACAGGGAATTTTTGACAGCGTGGTTCAGGCCGTGGGCCGCTGA
- the flgL gene encoding flagellar hook-associated protein FlgL, whose amino-acid sequence MTNIARVGTASMYDSSVRNINSRQSNLVDLMDKITAGKRVLRASDDPVAAAQAERARTRLTRTESDQRSLDAQRNIISYGESTLGEANKALQDFRDLLVNAGNGTFNQTSRDALVAQMTSLRDQLMSYANRKDSNGLPLFRGLDSSEQPVQGYTFAGQPGQSGSGDNSIPNSLDGAAAWMNVPTGNGVLEVNANQSNKGKAWADVGVISDPSTATALTTPVSVEFSMDADGKPQYSLDGGATFKPYKSGEAIEVAGMKLTITGEPAAGDSFTVSPSQRSNIFSVLDKAIDAVRNGSNTDGSTATGALTHAITKGLAEIDTGMSRMQTVQSFAGDLLNRADRIETGLSAQSLQQEADRSRAEDLDMIPALSEKETQTVGLQAALQSYAQIQKLSLFNYIG is encoded by the coding sequence ATGACCAATATTGCCCGCGTTGGCACGGCCAGCATGTATGACAGCTCGGTTCGCAACATCAATTCGCGCCAGAGCAATCTGGTCGATCTGATGGACAAGATTACCGCTGGCAAGCGCGTGCTGCGCGCCAGCGACGACCCGGTGGCGGCCGCCCAGGCCGAGCGCGCACGTACCAGGCTGACACGCACCGAGTCCGATCAGCGCTCTCTGGACGCGCAGCGCAATATCATCTCCTATGGTGAATCGACTCTGGGCGAGGCCAACAAGGCTTTGCAGGATTTTCGCGATCTGCTGGTGAATGCGGGCAATGGCACGTTCAACCAGACCTCGCGCGATGCATTGGTGGCGCAGATGACGAGCCTGCGCGACCAGCTCATGAGCTATGCCAACCGCAAGGACAGCAATGGCTTGCCGCTGTTTCGCGGCCTCGACAGCTCCGAGCAGCCCGTGCAGGGCTACACGTTTGCGGGCCAGCCCGGTCAGTCCGGCAGCGGCGACAACAGCATTCCCAACTCGCTCGATGGTGCGGCGGCATGGATGAATGTGCCGACCGGAAACGGCGTGCTGGAAGTCAATGCAAACCAGAGCAACAAGGGCAAGGCCTGGGCCGATGTGGGCGTGATCTCGGACCCGTCCACCGCAACCGCGCTGACCACGCCTGTCAGCGTCGAGTTCTCCATGGATGCAGACGGCAAGCCTCAGTACAGCCTGGATGGCGGAGCGACCTTCAAGCCTTACAAATCGGGCGAGGCGATCGAGGTGGCCGGCATGAAGCTGACCATCACGGGCGAACCTGCAGCCGGCGACAGCTTTACCGTGTCACCAAGCCAGCGCTCGAATATTTTCAGTGTGCTGGACAAGGCGATTGATGCCGTGCGCAACGGCAGTAATACCGACGGCTCCACGGCGACGGGGGCATTGACCCATGCCATCACCAAGGGCCTGGCGGAAATCGATACCGGCATGAGCCGTATGCAGACCGTGCAGAGCTTTGCGGGTGACTTGCTCAATCGTGCCGATCGCATTGAAACCGGACTGTCCGCACAGTCGTTGCAGCAAGAGGCTGACCGCTCAAGAGCCGAAGATCTGGATATGATTCCCGCGCTTTCTGAAAAAGAAACCCAGACCGTGGGTCTGCAGGCGGCTCTGCAGTCTTATGCTCAGATCCAGAAGCTGTCACTGTTCAACTACATCGGCTGA
- a CDS encoding HDOD domain-containing protein: MAHFLRTVDEIWSRQAPPLLISPQSRQVLCNLLEHAPHGSPWIEVRGDWLQQDEGIYELVQKAKARGLMLVWGGSLADVPDADAARCFASSLLSLPPEGAAGLPNVVRPSQPAKDADKETASGFFATQPLNLLDGQMYQSLQSLELARSCLDEHEAAAVAGWPVADTMQAFRLQQPQPSRDALFRLMKAIDKEQSLDVMEEILGSDPVLAYRFLLYTNSAALGLRRGVDSLRRGLVMLGLGTLERWLADQLPHACTEQNLVPLRTQVVLRARLAEQLIEAGVGLDLQREMYLCSLFSQLDLLLHEPVAIILRRTPLNERIFDAIVTRTGPYAAVLQMSQALESRDPAPIRQLREQEEWEAEDLNRMLLRMLSELKLGMPQAQT, from the coding sequence ATGGCGCATTTTCTGCGCACCGTGGATGAGATCTGGAGCCGTCAGGCGCCGCCGCTGCTGATATCGCCACAGTCCCGCCAGGTCCTGTGCAATCTTCTCGAACATGCACCTCATGGCAGTCCCTGGATCGAGGTGCGCGGCGACTGGCTGCAGCAGGATGAAGGTATCTACGAGCTGGTACAGAAGGCCAAGGCACGCGGGCTGATGCTGGTCTGGGGAGGATCGCTGGCCGATGTGCCCGATGCCGATGCGGCGCGCTGCTTTGCCAGCAGCCTGCTGAGCCTGCCACCAGAAGGTGCTGCGGGACTGCCCAATGTGGTGCGCCCAAGCCAACCGGCAAAGGATGCGGACAAGGAGACTGCCTCGGGCTTTTTTGCCACCCAGCCCCTGAATCTGCTGGACGGTCAGATGTACCAGAGCCTGCAGAGCCTGGAGCTGGCGCGCTCCTGTCTCGACGAACACGAAGCGGCAGCCGTCGCAGGTTGGCCCGTGGCCGACACCATGCAGGCTTTTCGGCTGCAGCAGCCCCAGCCATCGCGCGATGCGCTCTTCAGGCTCATGAAGGCCATCGACAAGGAACAGTCCCTGGATGTGATGGAAGAGATCCTGGGCTCGGATCCGGTGCTGGCCTACCGCTTTTTGCTCTATACCAACTCGGCCGCACTGGGACTGCGCCGCGGCGTGGACTCGCTGCGCCGCGGGCTGGTGATGCTGGGGCTTGGCACGCTGGAGCGCTGGCTGGCCGACCAGCTGCCCCATGCCTGTACCGAACAGAATCTGGTGCCTCTGCGCACCCAGGTCGTGCTGCGCGCCAGGCTGGCCGAGCAACTGATCGAGGCCGGGGTGGGCCTGGATCTGCAGCGCGAGATGTATCTATGCAGCCTGTTCTCGCAGCTGGATTTGCTGCTGCATGAGCCGGTGGCCATCATCTTGCGACGCACACCGCTGAACGAGCGCATCTTCGATGCCATCGTCACGCGCACCGGTCCCTATGCGGCCGTGCTGCAGATGAGCCAGGCCTTGGAGAGCCGCGACCCGGCGCCCATCCGGCAGTTGCGCGAGCAGGAGGAGTGGGAGGCAGAAGACCTCAACCGGATGCTGCTGCGCATGCTCAGCGAACTCAAGCTGGGCATGCCGCAAGCTCAGACCTGA
- the flhB gene encoding flagellar biosynthesis protein FlhB, giving the protein MSESQDKNLPATERKLQKTREEGQGARSRDLSHLAILGTGALLVLMGTQPMINHLREAMARQLVFNAATAKTPALMLERFQSMLMLGLGISVIFALVTTTASVLSGVAAGGWIFSFKPIQPRFGKLNPLSGLKNLFSKQQLTTVVKMVFLTIVLGFVAWKYMSANIAEIASVSAQPSPMALAMVGSWLTTGVTLLLIVVLLLALIDVPLQAFLFKSRLKMSHEEVKQEHKESEGNPQLKGKIRQKQREIADRASVSAVPKADFVVTNPTHYAVALRYDDATMAAPQVIAKGTDLVALKIREIAGAHQIPVLESPMLARALYAHADLDQAIPAALYTAVAQVLAYVYRLKAALSGQGPMPDALGEPPVPVELDPHRGRTPPAAVDAAAQQEGNL; this is encoded by the coding sequence ATGTCCGAATCCCAAGACAAAAACCTGCCCGCCACCGAACGCAAGCTGCAGAAAACGCGTGAAGAAGGGCAAGGTGCGCGCTCGCGCGATCTGTCGCACCTGGCAATTCTGGGCACGGGCGCTTTGTTGGTGCTGATGGGCACGCAGCCCATGATCAATCATCTGCGCGAGGCCATGGCCCGGCAACTGGTGTTCAATGCCGCGACAGCCAAGACTCCGGCGCTGATGCTGGAGCGCTTTCAGTCCATGCTGATGCTGGGTCTTGGAATTTCCGTGATCTTTGCGCTGGTGACCACCACGGCCTCGGTGCTGTCCGGCGTGGCTGCAGGTGGCTGGATCTTCAGCTTCAAGCCCATTCAGCCGCGCTTTGGCAAGCTCAACCCCTTGTCTGGCCTCAAGAATCTGTTTTCCAAGCAGCAGCTGACAACGGTGGTCAAGATGGTGTTCCTGACCATCGTGCTGGGCTTCGTGGCCTGGAAGTACATGAGTGCCAATATTGCCGAGATCGCATCGGTTTCGGCCCAGCCATCGCCCATGGCGCTCGCCATGGTGGGTTCCTGGCTGACCACGGGCGTTACCCTGCTGTTGATCGTGGTGCTGCTGTTGGCCCTGATCGACGTGCCACTGCAGGCTTTTCTCTTCAAGTCGCGCCTCAAGATGAGTCATGAGGAAGTCAAGCAGGAGCACAAGGAGTCCGAAGGCAACCCGCAGCTCAAGGGCAAGATTCGCCAGAAGCAGCGCGAGATTGCCGACCGGGCCAGCGTCTCGGCCGTGCCGAAAGCCGACTTTGTGGTCACCAACCCTACCCACTATGCCGTGGCGCTGCGCTATGACGACGCCACGATGGCCGCGCCCCAGGTGATCGCCAAGGGCACGGATCTGGTGGCGCTCAAGATTCGCGAAATTGCGGGCGCGCATCAGATTCCGGTGCTGGAGTCTCCCATGCTGGCGCGCGCTCTCTATGCCCATGCCGATCTGGATCAGGCCATCCCCGCTGCGCTCTACACGGCCGTGGCCCAGGTGCTGGCCTATGTCTATCGTCTCAAGGCTGCACTGAGCGGCCAGGGTCCCATGCCCGATGCCCTGGGCGAGCCCCCCGTGCCCGTGGAGCTGGATCCGCACCGCGGCCGCACCCCGCCTGCGGCGGTCGATGCTGCTGCGCAGCAAGAAGGTAATCTGTGA
- the flhA gene encoding flagellar biosynthesis protein FlhA: MSSNRLQLFQKWSGSNAGALQGMTAPILVVAILGLMVLPVPPWLLDTFFTLNIAVALMVMMVAAYMIKPLDFAAFPSVLLLTTLMRLSLNVASTRVVLMEGHTGPGAAGAVIEAFGHFLIGGNFAVGLIVFSILVVINFVVITKGAERIAEVSARFTLDAMPGKQMAVDADLNAGLIDEKEAKRRRAEVGEEANFFGSMDGASKFVRGDAIAGILILVINVIGGLIIGMAQHGLSAGQAADSYILLAVGDALVAQIPGLLISVASAMVISRVGKESDMGRQIVQQLFMSPKVLGITAGVMILLGLIPGMPHLVFISMGALLGWGAWMLDKREKARVAEENSAAAPQQQAVQGDGEASWDDLQPVDLLGLELGYRLIALVDKSRQGDLLTRIKGVRRKFAQEVGFLPPAVHVRDNLELKPSAYRMTLRGVMVGEGEAFPGMFLAINPGGITTPLIGTATTDPAFGLPAHWIDERQKEAAQMAGFTVVDSETVMATHLSHLMQVHAAKLLSRTETQQLVDHVAKLAPKLIEEVIPKMVPITTFQKVLQLLLEDSVHIRDIRTIIETLAENATQTTDPVELARRVRIALSPAIVQQIYGPTRELNVIAIEPGLERLLVQALSNPNAPSLDPGVAEILTQKAVDVANQQEELGLPACLLVPDAIRNSLAKLLRRVAPRLQVLAHSEIPETHTIRIGPILKGATA; encoded by the coding sequence ATGTCGTCGAATCGTCTGCAACTGTTCCAGAAGTGGTCTGGCTCCAATGCCGGTGCCCTGCAAGGGATGACTGCTCCCATTCTGGTGGTGGCCATTCTGGGCCTGATGGTGTTGCCCGTTCCGCCCTGGCTGCTGGACACCTTCTTCACCCTCAATATTGCCGTGGCGCTGATGGTGATGATGGTGGCGGCCTATATGATCAAGCCGCTGGATTTTGCGGCCTTTCCCTCGGTGCTGCTGCTGACCACGCTGATGCGTCTGTCGCTCAACGTGGCGTCGACGCGCGTGGTGCTGATGGAGGGCCACACCGGCCCCGGCGCTGCGGGCGCGGTGATCGAGGCTTTCGGTCACTTCCTGATCGGTGGCAACTTTGCCGTGGGTCTGATCGTGTTCAGCATTCTGGTGGTCATCAACTTCGTGGTGATTACCAAGGGTGCTGAACGCATTGCCGAAGTCTCGGCCCGCTTCACGCTGGACGCGATGCCCGGCAAGCAGATGGCCGTGGACGCGGATCTGAATGCCGGTCTGATCGACGAGAAGGAAGCCAAGCGCCGTCGTGCCGAAGTGGGCGAAGAGGCCAATTTCTTCGGTTCCATGGACGGTGCCAGCAAGTTTGTGCGCGGCGACGCGATTGCCGGCATCCTGATTCTGGTGATCAACGTCATCGGCGGCCTGATCATCGGCATGGCCCAGCACGGCTTGTCCGCGGGTCAGGCGGCTGACAGCTATATCCTGCTGGCCGTGGGCGATGCGCTGGTGGCGCAGATTCCGGGTCTGTTGATCTCGGTGGCATCGGCCATGGTGATCTCGCGCGTGGGCAAGGAATCCGACATGGGCCGCCAGATCGTGCAGCAGCTGTTCATGTCGCCCAAGGTGCTGGGCATCACTGCCGGCGTGATGATCCTGCTGGGCCTGATTCCCGGCATGCCGCATCTGGTGTTCATCAGCATGGGGGCCTTGCTGGGCTGGGGAGCCTGGATGCTGGACAAACGGGAGAAAGCCCGCGTCGCAGAAGAAAACAGCGCCGCGGCGCCCCAGCAGCAGGCTGTGCAGGGTGACGGCGAAGCGAGCTGGGACGATCTGCAACCCGTGGATCTGCTGGGCCTGGAGCTGGGCTACCGCCTGATTGCCTTGGTGGACAAGAGCCGCCAGGGCGACCTGCTGACGCGTATCAAGGGCGTGCGCCGCAAGTTTGCGCAGGAGGTGGGCTTTCTGCCGCCGGCCGTGCATGTGCGCGACAACCTGGAACTCAAGCCCAGCGCCTATCGCATGACGCTGCGCGGCGTCATGGTGGGCGAGGGCGAAGCCTTCCCCGGCATGTTCCTGGCCATCAACCCCGGCGGCATCACTACGCCGCTGATCGGCACGGCCACGACCGATCCGGCCTTCGGCCTGCCCGCGCACTGGATCGACGAGCGGCAAAAGGAAGCGGCACAAATGGCCGGTTTTACCGTCGTTGATTCGGAAACCGTGATGGCGACGCATTTGTCACACTTGATGCAAGTGCACGCGGCCAAGCTGTTGTCTCGTACCGAGACGCAGCAGCTCGTTGACCATGTGGCCAAGCTGGCCCCCAAACTCATCGAAGAAGTCATCCCGAAAATGGTGCCCATCACAACGTTCCAGAAAGTGCTCCAGCTGCTGCTGGAGGACTCTGTGCACATTCGTGATATCCGCACCATCATCGAGACGCTGGCTGAAAACGCCACGCAGACGACCGACCCGGTGGAGCTGGCGCGTCGCGTGCGCATTGCACTGTCGCCTGCCATCGTGCAGCAGATCTACGGTCCGACCCGCGAGCTCAATGTGATTGCCATCGAGCCCGGCCTGGAGCGTCTGCTGGTGCAGGCACTGTCGAACCCCAATGCGCCATCGCTGGACCCCGGCGTGGCTGAAATCCTCACACAAAAAGCGGTCGATGTGGCCAACCAACAGGAAGAGCTGGGCCTGCCCGCCTGTCTGCTGGTGCCGGACGCGATCCGCAACTCTCTTGCCAAGCTGCTGCGCCGTGTGGCGCCGCGTCTGCAGGTGCTCGCGCACAGCGAGATTCCCGAGACGCACACCATCCGCATCGGCCCGATTCTTAAAGGTGCAACCGCATGA
- the flhF gene encoding flagellar biosynthesis protein FlhF, producing MNIKRFYAPTAREALAKARMVFGDGTLILSNRQTPDGVEVMATAEETLQDMDAGMQTSSPLQKALERRASDEGMSLRKEHSPLATAAARRSPGGEAMSTLEHVQARQTARQEQAREMQVQAKPVKAINELAQHSVQDDVEQLSMSTLTFQDYVRERMLRRRHESSLDSNEALPTFAQRVQERNNERPAMAAKSQAASAAVVRHNPLRPEKIQLKESARPASVAAPQNFMQEMQSMKDLIEERFNTLTWLGQTRQNPIQSSLMHKLIRAGYSPALARALIEKLPETLSAGDAVRWLMQVLERNLRTDAAQPAIYEQGGVFALVGATGVGKTTTTAKLAALCAAKHGPASVGLITLDTYRIGGHDQLRTYARMLGMVAHQAHDKAALQDLLGLLQSKKMVLIDTTGVAPRDPRKDEIMDVLAIEGVQQLLAVNAAAQGDAQDDVMQAFKARGSQHAILTKVDEAVKVGPSVDTLIRHQIQLRGVTNGQRVPEDFERANAQLLVSASMRSAAKSAFDPQSLDLDFFFTPSSVSGAEAAHA from the coding sequence ATGAATATCAAACGCTTTTACGCCCCGACCGCCCGCGAGGCCCTGGCCAAGGCGCGCATGGTTTTTGGCGACGGCACCCTGATTCTGTCCAATCGTCAGACTCCGGACGGAGTCGAGGTCATGGCCACTGCCGAAGAGACCCTGCAGGACATGGATGCCGGCATGCAGACCAGCTCGCCCCTGCAGAAGGCACTGGAGCGCCGCGCGAGCGACGAAGGCATGAGTCTGCGCAAGGAGCACTCGCCTCTGGCCACCGCTGCTGCCAGGCGCAGCCCGGGCGGTGAAGCCATGAGTACGCTGGAGCATGTGCAGGCACGCCAGACAGCCAGGCAGGAGCAGGCCCGCGAGATGCAGGTTCAGGCCAAGCCGGTCAAGGCCATCAATGAACTGGCCCAGCATTCCGTGCAGGACGATGTGGAGCAACTGTCCATGAGCACGCTGACTTTCCAGGACTATGTGCGCGAACGCATGCTGCGCCGTCGCCATGAGTCGTCGCTGGACAGCAACGAAGCCCTGCCCACTTTTGCCCAGCGAGTGCAGGAGCGCAACAACGAGCGCCCCGCCATGGCTGCCAAGTCTCAGGCGGCCAGTGCTGCGGTGGTCCGTCACAATCCTCTGCGCCCCGAGAAGATTCAGCTCAAGGAAAGCGCCAGGCCCGCCAGCGTGGCTGCGCCCCAGAACTTCATGCAGGAGATGCAGTCCATGAAGGATCTGATCGAGGAGCGCTTCAACACGCTGACCTGGCTGGGCCAGACGCGTCAGAACCCGATCCAGTCCAGCCTGATGCACAAGCTCATCCGTGCCGGATACTCGCCCGCACTTGCGCGTGCGCTGATCGAGAAGCTCCCCGAGACGCTCTCCGCCGGCGACGCCGTGCGCTGGCTGATGCAGGTGCTGGAGCGCAATCTGCGCACCGATGCCGCCCAGCCCGCCATCTACGAGCAGGGCGGGGTGTTTGCACTGGTCGGTGCGACCGGCGTGGGCAAGACCACGACCACGGCCAAGCTGGCGGCGTTGTGTGCGGCCAAGCATGGCCCCGCGTCGGTGGGCCTGATCACGCTGGATACCTACCGTATCGGCGGTCATGATCAGCTGCGCACCTATGCCCGCATGCTGGGCATGGTGGCCCATCAGGCCCATGACAAGGCCGCGCTGCAGGACCTGCTGGGCCTGCTGCAAAGCAAGAAGATGGTGCTGATCGACACGACCGGCGTGGCCCCGCGCGATCCGCGCAAGGACGAGATCATGGATGTGCTGGCCATTGAGGGCGTTCAGCAGTTGCTGGCCGTCAATGCGGCCGCACAGGGCGATGCGCAGGACGATGTCATGCAGGCCTTCAAGGCACGCGGATCGCAACACGCCATCCTCACCAAGGTCGATGAAGCCGTGAAGGTCGGTCCCTCGGTGGATACGCTGATTCGCCATCAGATCCAGCTGCGCGGCGTGACCAATGGCCAGCGCGTGCCCGAAGACTTCGAGCGCGCCAACGCGCAGTTGCTGGTCTCGGCCTCCATGCGCTCGGCTGCCAAGTCGGCCTTTGATCCTCAGTCTCTGGATCTGGACTTCTTCTTCACCCCTTCGTCCGTGAGCGGCGCAGAGGCTGCCCATGCTTGA